The genomic region GCGCCCAGGGGGCCGCCCAGAAGAAATCCGAAAGCGCCGCCGATGAATTTGCCGGTCCAGCTCATCGATGACGCCCTTGTCCGGCAACAATTAATGATAAAATCATAACATTAGTCCCAATTTGAATCTTTGCGAGGTCTTATGAATGCTCCCGGAGCTCTTTACCAATCGGCGCTGACGTCTTTAAAACTCCGTGCCCGGGGAAAAGTGCGCGATATCTACGATATCGATGAAAAATACATGCTGATTGTCACCACCGACCGGCTCTCCGCGTTCGACGTCATCCTGCCCGATCCGATTCCCGGCAAGGGGCAGGTATTGACCAGCGTTTCCAATTTCTGGTTCGATAGGCTGAAGCATATCATACCCAACCATCTGGCTGCCATTCCGCTGGAGCAAGTGCTGCCCGATGCCGAGGAACGCCGGCAGGTCGAAGGACGGGCCGTGGTCGTCAGAAAGATGAAGCCGTTGCCGGTTGAAGCGATCGTGCGCGGTTATCTGATCGGTTCCGGCTGGAAGGACTACCAAAGGACCGGCGCCGTTTGCGGCATTAAACTGCCCGAAGGATTGCAGCAGGCCCAGCAATTGCCGGCCGCGATTTACACCCCGTCCACCAAGGCCGAGATGGGCCGGCACGACGAAAACGTCACTTTCGAAAAAACCGTCGAGCTGATGGGCCGGGAACTGGCTGAAAAAGTACGCGACGCCAGTCTGAAGTTGTATACCGAAGCCGCGGCCTATGCCAGGGAACGGGGCATCATCATTGCCGACACCAAATTCGAGTTCGGCCTGGACGGCAACGGCGACTTGTATCTGATCGACGAGGCGCTGACTCCCGACTCATCGAGATTCTGGCCGGCCGATCAATACCGCGTCGGCATCAGCCCGCCCAGCTTCG from Methylosarcina fibrata AML-C10 harbors:
- a CDS encoding phosphoribosylaminoimidazolesuccinocarboxamide synthase; the encoded protein is MNAPGALYQSALTSLKLRARGKVRDIYDIDEKYMLIVTTDRLSAFDVILPDPIPGKGQVLTSVSNFWFDRLKHIIPNHLAAIPLEQVLPDAEERRQVEGRAVVVRKMKPLPVEAIVRGYLIGSGWKDYQRTGAVCGIKLPEGLQQAQQLPAAIYTPSTKAEMGRHDENVTFEKTVELMGRELAEKVRDASLKLYTEAAAYARERGIIIADTKFEFGLDGNGDLYLIDEALTPDSSRFWPADQYRVGISPPSFDKQYVRDYLETLDWNKTEPGPSLPAEVAEYCAKKYREAEIRLTQS